The following is a genomic window from Episyrphus balteatus chromosome 1, idEpiBalt1.1, whole genome shotgun sequence.
ACAAATCTCCGAGagcaatttaaattcatttctaCACAATTCTTGATTGGCTGGAAAAGCAGTCTCCAATAGACAGGCGTAGACTTGCAAAACACATGATTCTGTTGTGAATTTATAGATTGTCTGTGATACAGTAAAATTAGGACCTCGTGCATTGCCACAAAGTTGATCTCGAGCTGTATTTGGTAATTTCTGCAAACACAGTGTAATGAATTTGCTTGCCCATGCATTTGGCCTGCAAAATACTAGGGTTTTAAGAAAACTCATCAAGTGTTCCAAATATTCATCATCTTCGGAGTGATTATCCCACAGAGTGTCCAAGAGCATGGCAAATGATTCAACAACACCAAAATGATGACAAATTTCATGCGAAAATCCAAGTTTATTCAATCCATCGATGATAATTTGGATAAGAAGATAGTCATTGTTCTGAATTGAGAACAAAAGAGCTCCAGCTTCTGGGACCAATTTGCAAATTACACTCAATCCGGCAATGTACCGACGGAGGTTAATtgctttttcattttgaaagagAACTTGTGCCTGGAAGAGACTACACCGATTACTCTGTTGTCGGCTATCCTTGATGATGTCATATGAGTGATATGGCAGACTGTGACTATGTTTGTTGTACTCCAAACTGTGGACATACGTCCAGAACTCTGCAATTACACATTTCGCTGAGTCAATGACACTTTCAGCCAACTCTGTTCGCTGGTTTGCCTTCAACTGACTGATGTATTGCACCCGAGACATGTGAAACTGTAATCGTTCCATTTCTCGATGGAATACATCCTTACGGAACTTGCTATTCCCCTTTTCTATTGATTGATCGAAGATCTCAATGGGAATACTGCATGCTGTCGGAATTTTCCTCGTCAAACGTGCAGAACTTTGAATTTGTGTCATACGACGGCGATTGGAAGTTGTTGTGCGAAGGTTAGTTTGTTGTGCGGTGGTACTCTCATTAAGATTCTCCCTCATGCTATTATCAAATCGCATCGATTCGTCACCATGATTCATTTTGAGTTTTGAGATTTCCATTGTTTTGAACTCGAGGACTGTTTGTTGAGCTTCAACTTGCTTGGCCAGCTCATTGATCTTATCTTGCCATTCAGTTTTAACGACATCAGTCGATTGGAGCTTTTCGCGTTGGGCATTTTGAATTTGTTGCTTCAAATGACGGATTTCATCGCGCAGCAAAGAGACCTGGAAAAGAGAAGGGGAATGAATTTGTTTTGGACTTTAAGCTATTATATTTGCGATTGTTAgacatatttattttaattttcttaacgGATTTGCAAGTGCGCAAGTGGATGTACAGTGCGCGGTTGAAACTGCGCCCACTCCTTTAAATATTCTAACCAAATCAATAATAGGGACTGCTGATGAGTGTatacgcaaaaataaaattgatagttTAAGTTCTTGTTAGAAAAGctatacaaataaaaccaaacatcacgaaaaaagaatgaaaatcgTTGAGTTTAGACACAGAGTTGAGTGTTCTTCCAGCAGATAAAAGAAATTGTACGGTTGTGCTTGATGCCAAAGATTATAGTTGTATCAACGTATCAAGAGGTTAATTATGATCCAACGGCGAgagttttaagaaaagttagACTAAAAACAAAGGAATACAAATCggcaattaataaaataaatataataccaTCTTGCCCATCGTGGCCATTGGAAGGTACATGAAGAAAGTATTCTACTGAGACCAATTATTGTTCTCCGAAATTTCTTTTAGCTAAAAAATTAGCTACCCGTCTTAAGACTTTAATAAATTACAGTTTTTCATTCGTTAAAAGTTCTTAACATATTATCTCTATGATTTAGgatacaattttaaatgttGAAGAAAAATGGTTAGTTTCGATGTAATACCTTTATTTACAAATGtaccaataaaaaaatgtttacaattaTAAAATCGAAATTGCCCACTTATGAAGACTACtccaaataattgaaattaCTTGATTTGGGTCTTACTTCCGGATATTTCTTGTACAATTAAAACTCAAAAGTTAAATTGATTTGTGTCTTACTTCCTTATATTTCTTGTACAATCAAAAGTAAAATCTGCAAATTGATGGAGTAGCAATGGGTTCACTGATTGCTCCGGTTATAGCGGtaatttgaatgcaatatttcgAAGAACTGGCCAATAACACATCTCGAGTAAAACCAAAATTATGTGGAAGAGATACTTTGATGATTCATATTGTATCTTCAAAAGTAATGCAGTGGAAACATTTCTAAACCATTTAAATTCGGAAAATTCCTTACCATCTTAAGATGTGggacagattaaaaaaaaacagacggaACGATAGGTCATACTGTCTACAGAAAAAGTACACACACAGACAGATACTTACATGCCACCTCCCATCATTACCTTTCAAACTTCACCTCCCTGTAtcttattttataaatagaGTAAATACGATATGTGGCAAATGATCATCTAAATGAAGAACTACAACACGTTGACACGGATACAATTCAAAACAACGTTCTTTGAAAACCAAATCAAAAGACACACAGACTGTATTTGATTGCAACGAAAAAAGAGCTTTTCTACCTTACAGAAGGTGTCTCTGAGGTTATTGGGAGAATTTTATAGAGAATGGTATCAAATGCATCTTGAAGCCACCAGCctcttaggttaggttaggtagtagtggctgtcaggcaaattacccgacacacttagacccttatggattcattgtgataccacaaaagactagcaagttggaactcactagccgaaccactcggTGCTTCTTATGAATGAAGATAGATTTTTAACGTCCGTTTTTACTAGATCGCTAGTGTATTCGTAGCAGAATTCTCCTAGAtggagttttcttctattagagagagcagggcaggtgcacagaagatgttgaacagtttcctcttcttcttcatctatgcagcttctgcagaaatcgttggagaacacgcccattctttttgcgtgtctacctattagacagtgtcctgtaaggacacctatggtggagctaatatgcattctgtttaaatttaacaaaccctttgaacgtttcaagtctatacaaggccatatttgtttagtagctaggcaagtattactctgagtccatctgaggttggttttctttaaagcgtcctgcttTAGCATAAGTTTACATGTAGCGATAGGTGTTCCTATATTGTTCCTTTCTGGTTGAAGAGGAGTAATTGTTCCTAGTTTGGCAAGTTCGTCTGCCCTGCAGAATCCAGCCTCTTACTCCTGCAGAATCCAGGAGTATATTATGTGCCCTGTAGCTGTTGCTCGTTCTACATTGGCGAAACAAGACGAGGAATAAAAAGTCGTTTGAATGAACATTTTAAGCCCATACAAAACAACCAAGTCACCAAATCCGCAATATATGAACGTTTTAATTACAACaatattttatcagatttgatAATCTCTGTGGCAAAATCGATCCAAAGAGAGGTTCTATGTACCAGGTTTAGTAACTGAagcgaatgaaataaaattactAACAAATTTCAACCGCGATCAAAGTTTCAACTTGTCTGGTACAGCTGATGCTGTAAGCTTTGTCTGCTCTTAGGCTTACATTAATGCAAAACAACGACTATTAGCACAATAAAAGAGATCAATCACAACATCAATCAGCAAATGCCACCTTAGTCAACATACACCGGTACAATTTGCGAAAGAGAGTATGACAAGTAAAGAAGAACAAACTACCACCCACAAGCCATCAGTTTACCCGTGACCACAAGTGGAATCTTCTCGAAACGTCAAACAAtaacatttaattaatttgaataatCAAAAATCGCTGTAAGTCcgtttagaaaattaaaatgaatttgttttgaTTGAAAAACAGTTCGAGATTTCTTACCTCGCCATCCTTGCTTTCCATTTTATTGCGAAAATCATCCAATTCTTTGGTAATCTTGGCGTTTTCCTTCTTCAGAGTGTCAGCtcgtttttgaagaaattgtatTTGGCATTCGTGGGCTTTCTCACGATTTGAGTTTTTGTTAAGGACATTCGGCTGAGACAGACTTATCGGATTCGAATTGAAGTTACCTGTACTCCCAGTTTGTGGTAATTGAGACTGTCCAAGCAGAGGAGTGGCAGATTTAATGAGATCACTACTAAATGGACGTTCACTTCTCTCAGACTCTTGATGTGGCCTTTTAGTAGGTGCCACCGTAATAGGAACCTTAAAAACAggtgtttgttttggtttttggctTGTTAGGAATACCGATGGTTTCTCAACAATTCCATCATCCCAATCATCATCCATTTCAGAGAACAATTGAACATCTTGTTCGAAATACTTTTGGGTGCTTGTTGATTTGGTATTTGGAGCGAATTCACTAAAAGTAAAATCTCTTGTTGGTTGACTTGACAATGGGACAGTATGTGCGGAGGATTTTTCAACAACTTGCGATGCCATGAGTAAGActtcatcatcgtcatcgtccCAGAAATCATCGGGACTTGATTTTGGCGGACTTGCTGGTTTTGCTATGATACAACATTATTCTATTTTGTCtacagtcaaattttaatttgttggaaattttcaaacttaCCTGTGTATCTGGAGGTTCCTGGAGCTCCCGCTGTGTTCTGATTGGGACGACCTTTCCCAACAATTATCtcgagttttggttttttgttgacTCTGCCGTAGTCTTTCGAGGGTTCGTATCgtttatccatttttttttggtgtttggaattttgtgtgcgttttttttatatttgaaaataattaatttttaacaactaatcaattctttttttgtttattaaacaaACTTTTATCGCTGTTTCGTTGCCGGTGACATTTGTAAATTTTGAGAACAAATACATATTCACAATTTGTGACACTTGTTGGCTAGCTGCAGGTCACAatagttgattttatttttgatttgaagATTCTTTGACCCGAAACCCGAAACACGATGACACTGTTTTTTCTTATATacatatgtcgttttctattgtctttggagatttttgtgtaaaaatctcagattttccactgcaaatagaatatgaaatgtagttttgtaattgtgtacgaaatctgcgcgtataaaaaaaataaaacaacacaacaaatgttcagacaaatgtcaaacagaggagtgtgtgtgaaagtgcgtgtgtttgtatgcgtgaatcttgacaAAAATCCCGATTCAGATTTCTGATTCtcagattaatttttttgtcattttttttttttaatctcaatATTTCCTCTCTTCGccccctcccccccccccccccctttcagctgtcagattcacaaatctcattctgagattcgtcaatagaaaacgacattaaacaattttttagatttGCTTTTAATTTGTCGTTAATTATTTGCGATAATTTCGATTTTGTCATTccattatttcataaaaaaagtgcTGTTTCACTTACTTGATATCAACgtagcttttgttttttttttggaaaatttgagctcacagaaaaaactaaaaaaaaagagaaaaaatgttAAAGCCTAGTATGATGCTgctgaagtgaaaaaaacatttttcaaagtcGAAAATAAACTCTTTCGGGGCAAGAAAAATGAACTGGAGAATTGAATTTGAGTGACAAATAATGTAACTTTTAAGTTTCGCGGTTTTTAACACATGACATtcccaacaaacaattttgcttctattaagctttaaagaagcaaaagaagcctgtataaagctttacagaagcaaaattgttggtCCTGAAAACCCTAATAACTGCCGTTTTttatagccttttcacaccaatccaaaaacgcggtttttgcgaaaaaccccaaaaacctatatcaaaaacacaagtttttccatacatttttcataaaccacaagttttcgtaaaacacaagtttttgattaaactcgtcaaaaacctgaaaatgaaaacattcaactccaaacgaaataaccaaacaaaccttttgagaaattcagcaacaattcagcacacaaaaaaaaaaagaactgacaggcaaagataactagttgttttacaaatgcggtttgttaattttttttgataatataaatcaaattcgtttttttatttctttcattaattACAGAAAATGGcatagcacaaaaaaaaaacaaaaaaaaaaaaatgatgtgggGGACCAAAGATGAGGAGTTCCTGTTGGAACTTTGTCTAAAGAATTTGAGAGGCGGCCAATTTATTATTCTCTCtatattaaaatgaaactaCATAATTTAacgaccaaataaataaaattgtatttaaattgtcagagtttattttatttgatcaatTTTGTGAGCTCAAGCTGTTACTCAAGTtgttacaacaaaaataaataaatcccactgaaaacttgacatttggatgtcaaaacattataaacgtcaaacaaaaacctgtaaacttgtggtgtgaacgcttttcaggtttttgaaaactttttgccataaaccgcgtttttgggtttggtgtgaaaaggctattaTTATCCCAcatgatccatatagatcattatcCGCGGTTTTTAACACATGACATTATTAGGGTTTTCGGATTATCCGCGTTATATATAACGCGTTATATCTTATGCGGATAATCCGAAAACCCTAATAAATGTCATGACAAAATAATGATTGAAAACTCTCTCCAAATATTTTACCACAGAAAAGAATTTCGTTTGTCAGGATGCGCACAGTGAAACGAAGTGGATTATATAATAGCCTGGGGTCGAATtgcggcatacgttcgttaacgaatggttgctatgtgtccctatcgtttcataataattaaatagagacagaaatagtcaaaacgttaacgtatgatcaaattttgttaaaaaaaaatgaaaaaactatggCACCTGGCCTATTGTGAATGCAAAAGTTGAATCGAACACACCTTTTTGCCTGACAAGCacgtgtgttgtttttttttttttattttctactgTCATCCATTCAAGCAGAAgagcaacacaaaaaaattattattttaaaatttttattttaaagttaattttgtggaaaatttccTAATTCTAAAGTTATGGCAGATGTAAGAAAACCAAGACTTTACCTCGACGaacataaattaaaacaagATCCCCACGACTATGGACTAGCTGATGACGAATGGAATTTGGAaactttcaagaaaaaattccaaattgttGTTGTGCGGTAATTTCATTCATCATAAATCACCAAAGAATCTCAAAATCTTTATTTAATTCTTCTCATTTACCAGATATGAAGGCTATGAATTAGAATTCGATATGATTGGAGTTCATCCTGGCATTGCCAACGCCTTCAGACGTCTCATGCTCAGTGAAGTTCCCAGCATGGCAATCGAAAAGGTTTACATTTACAACAACACCTCAATCATTCAAGACGAAGTCCTCGCCCATCGATTAGGTTTGATTCCGCTGAGAGCCGATCCTCGACTCTTTGAATACAAAAGTGAAGAGAGCGAAGAATTTGGCACAGAAAATGACACCCtcgaatttgaattaaaaatcaaatgtactCGCCGCAAAGATGTCAAAGAATCGGCTAATTTCGATACAATCTACAAGAACCACAAAATCTATTCGGGTCAGATAAAATGGGTGCCGAAAGGTAAGCAGGCAACTGTTCACAATGAATCAGATATTGGTCCAATTCAT
Proteins encoded in this region:
- the LOC129921391 gene encoding DNA-directed RNA polymerases I and III subunit RPAC1 gives rise to the protein MADVRKPRLYLDEHKLKQDPHDYGLADDEWNLETFKKKFQIVVVRYEGYELEFDMIGVHPGIANAFRRLMLSEVPSMAIEKVYIYNNTSIIQDEVLAHRLGLIPLRADPRLFEYKSEESEEFGTENDTLEFELKIKCTRRKDVKESANFDTIYKNHKIYSGQIKWVPKGKQATVHNESDIGPIHDDILISQMRPGHEFDLKLLAVKGIGKDHAKFSPVATAFYRLLPEIKLNRTISGKEAFLLQKCFSPGVIGIDDNDVAFVKDARYDTCSRNVYRYPQLAEAVTMSRIRDHYIFNVESVGALKPEVIFIEAVKELKKKCRKFIDEIEGK
- the LOC129905930 gene encoding ATR-interacting protein mus304, which encodes MDKRYEPSKDYGRVNKKPKLEIIVGKGRPNQNTAGAPGTSRYTAKPASPPKSSPDDFWDDDDDEVLLMASQVVEKSSAHTVPLSSQPTRDFTFSEFAPNTKSTSTQKYFEQDVQLFSEMDDDWDDGIVEKPSVFLTSQKPKQTPVFKVPITVAPTKRPHQESERSERPFSSDLIKSATPLLGQSQLPQTGSTGNFNSNPISLSQPNVLNKNSNREKAHECQIQFLQKRADTLKKENAKITKELDDFRNKMESKDGEVSLLRDEIRHLKQQIQNAQREKLQSTDVVKTEWQDKINELAKQVEAQQTVLEFKTMEISKLKMNHGDESMRFDNSMRENLNESTTAQQTNLRTTTSNRRRMTQIQSSARLTRKIPTACSIPIEIFDQSIEKGNSKFRKDVFHREMERLQFHMSRVQYISQLKANQRTELAESVIDSAKCVIAEFWTYVHSLEYNKHSHSLPYHSYDIIKDSRQQSNRCSLFQAQVLFQNEKAINLRRYIAGLSVICKLVPEAGALLFSIQNNDYLLIQIIIDGLNKLGFSHEICHHFGVVESFAMLLDTLWDNHSEDDEYLEHLMSFLKTLVFCRPNAWASKFITLCLQKLPNTARDQLCGNARGPNFTVSQTIYKFTTESCVLQVYACLLETAFPANQELCRNEFKLLSEICYNHLIFFASCFPSPPPRFVIDILPHDDDLDEEGLMSQQPVVNIKCQCYVMMCSSVVKLLYQVMRQWQRVERKHEVKLIENIAKVGVRLLHTIYIRYYMTKLFDHKGYLTRHYLYFICKYWLESTDLLQFKETHREALDQLASSHIIEIKSQPEERNTFKVDRDLKKWYEHSGDVANEAMDCIDVDADNLSDFMKLRITERTCNAELFFKRY